One window from the genome of Streptomyces cadmiisoli encodes:
- a CDS encoding GNAT family N-acetyltransferase: MTNIPVTTWSLEQTAPTDLLPAAAPEGDLRIVRAEVPSPEFSRFLYASVGGDVRWTDRLGWTYARWLEDLDRPGVETWVAYDRGTPAGYAQLEAQDDAVVEIVYFGLLPAFRGRRIGGHLLSYGAARAWDLADRWAGLAPTKRVWLHTCSKDGEHAMDNYLRRGFKLFDTKVEEEAEVASPGPWPGAYPV, encoded by the coding sequence ATGACGAACATCCCCGTGACCACCTGGTCCCTGGAGCAGACCGCGCCCACCGACCTGCTCCCGGCCGCCGCCCCGGAGGGCGATCTGCGGATCGTCCGCGCCGAGGTGCCCTCGCCCGAGTTCAGCCGGTTCCTGTACGCGTCCGTGGGCGGCGACGTGCGGTGGACCGACCGGCTCGGGTGGACGTACGCGCGGTGGCTGGAGGACCTGGACCGGCCCGGGGTGGAGACCTGGGTGGCCTACGACCGGGGGACACCCGCCGGGTACGCCCAGTTGGAGGCGCAGGACGACGCCGTGGTGGAGATCGTCTACTTCGGCCTGCTCCCCGCCTTCCGCGGGCGCCGCATCGGCGGGCACCTGCTGTCGTACGGCGCCGCCCGCGCCTGGGACCTGGCCGACCGCTGGGCGGGGCTGGCGCCGACCAAGCGGGTCTGGCTGCACACCTGCAGCAAGGACGGCGAGCACGCGATGGACAACTACCTGCGCCGCGGGTTCAAGCTGTTCGACACCAAGGTCGAGGAGGAGGCGGAGGTGGCGTCGCCCGGCCCCTGGCCCGGCGCATACCCTGTCTGA
- a CDS encoding putative leader peptide produces MSGTGIALVSRRHVDLGRMSSAICPAS; encoded by the coding sequence ATGTCCGGAACTGGAATCGCCTTGGTGAGTCGGCGGCACGTCGATCTCGGCCGCATGTCCAGCGCCATCTGTCCGGCGAGCTGA
- a CDS encoding nitrite/sulfite reductase codes for MAANPQNPAAATPRRKVSRHRGEGQWAAGHFTPLNGNEQFKKDDDGLNVRTRIETIYSKRGFDSIDPNDLRGRMRWWGLYTQRKPGIDGGKTAILEPEELDDEYFMLRVRIDGGRLTTAQLRVIGEISQEFARGTADLTDRQNVQYHWIRIEDVPEIWNRLEAVGLSTTEACGDTPRVILGSPVAGIAADEIIDGTPAIEEIQRRIIGNQAFSNLPRKFKSAISGSPLLDVAHEINDIAFVGVVHPEHGPGFDLWVGGGLSTNPKIGVRLGAWVPLDEVPDVYEGVVSIFRDYGYRRLRTRARLKFLVADWGAEKFRQVLQDEYLKRELIDGPAPAQPVERWRDHVGVHRQKDGRHYVGFAPRVGRVDGATLTKIAELAEAHGSGRVRTTVEQKMVVLDVEESRIDSLVEGLEALDLTVSPSPFRRGTMACTGIEYCKLAIVETKARGASLIDELERRIPDFDEPITINLNGCPNACARIQVADIGLKGQLVMNDQGEQVEGFQVHLGGALGLEAGFGRKVRGLKVTSQELPDYVERVLKRFQEEREEGERFAAWAARASEEALS; via the coding sequence ATGGCCGCCAACCCGCAGAATCCTGCTGCCGCGACTCCCCGCCGCAAGGTGAGCCGTCACCGCGGTGAGGGTCAGTGGGCCGCGGGTCACTTCACCCCGCTCAACGGCAACGAGCAGTTCAAGAAGGACGACGACGGTCTCAATGTGCGGACACGCATTGAGACGATCTACTCCAAGCGCGGGTTCGACTCGATCGACCCCAACGACCTGCGCGGCCGGATGCGCTGGTGGGGTCTGTACACCCAGCGCAAGCCCGGGATCGACGGCGGCAAGACCGCGATCCTGGAGCCGGAGGAGCTGGACGACGAGTACTTCATGCTCCGCGTCCGCATCGACGGCGGCCGGCTCACCACCGCGCAACTGCGGGTGATCGGTGAGATCTCCCAGGAGTTCGCGCGCGGCACGGCCGACCTCACCGACCGGCAGAACGTCCAGTACCACTGGATCCGGATCGAGGACGTGCCGGAGATCTGGAACCGCCTCGAGGCGGTCGGCCTGTCCACCACCGAAGCCTGCGGCGACACGCCCCGCGTCATCCTCGGTTCACCGGTCGCCGGCATCGCCGCGGACGAGATCATCGACGGCACCCCCGCCATCGAGGAGATCCAGCGCCGGATCATCGGCAACCAGGCCTTCTCGAACCTGCCCCGCAAGTTCAAGTCCGCGATCTCCGGCTCACCGCTGCTTGACGTGGCGCACGAGATCAACGACATCGCCTTCGTGGGCGTCGTCCACCCCGAGCACGGCCCCGGATTCGACCTGTGGGTCGGCGGCGGCCTGTCCACCAACCCCAAGATCGGCGTCCGGCTCGGCGCCTGGGTGCCGCTGGACGAGGTCCCGGACGTCTACGAGGGCGTCGTCTCGATCTTCCGCGACTACGGCTACCGGCGTCTTCGCACCCGGGCCCGGCTGAAGTTCCTGGTCGCCGACTGGGGTGCGGAGAAGTTCCGCCAGGTGCTCCAGGACGAGTACCTGAAGCGCGAACTGATCGACGGACCGGCGCCCGCCCAGCCGGTCGAGCGCTGGCGCGACCACGTCGGTGTGCACCGGCAGAAGGACGGCCGCCACTACGTCGGTTTCGCCCCGCGCGTCGGCCGGGTCGACGGGGCCACCCTGACGAAGATCGCCGAACTCGCCGAGGCGCACGGCTCGGGCCGGGTGCGCACCACGGTCGAGCAGAAGATGGTCGTCCTCGATGTCGAGGAGTCCCGGATCGACTCCCTGGTCGAGGGCCTGGAGGCGCTGGACCTCACCGTCAGCCCCTCCCCGTTCCGCCGCGGCACGATGGCCTGCACTGGCATCGAGTACTGCAAGCTCGCCATCGTCGAGACCAAGGCGCGCGGCGCCTCGCTGATCGACGAACTGGAGCGCCGCATCCCGGACTTCGACGAGCCGATCACCATCAACCTCAACGGCTGCCCGAACGCCTGCGCCCGTATCCAGGTCGCGGACATCGGCCTCAAGGGGCAGCTGGTGATGAACGACCAGGGTGAGCAGGTCGAGGGCTTCCAGGTGCATCTGGGCGGCGCGCTGGGCCTGGAGGCCGGCTTCGGCCGCAAGGTGCGCGGCCTGAAGGTCACCTCGCAGGAGCTGCCCGACTACGTCGAACGGGTCCTGAAACGCTTCCAGGAGGAGCGCGAGGAGGGCGAGCGGTTCGCGGCCTGGGCCGCGCGCGCCTCCGAGGAGGCGCTGTCATGA
- a CDS encoding phosphoadenylyl-sulfate reductase — MTTAQEEDTRRLRDLAERAGRELEEASAPEILQWAARTFGRRFCVTSSMEDAVVAHLASRAMPGVDVVFLDTGYHFEETIGTRDAVEAVMDVNVLTVTPARTVAEQDAEHGPALHDRDPDLCCFLRKVEPLERGLRDFDAWATGLRRDESPSRADTPVVAWDDKRRKVKISPIARWTQDDVDAYVTEHGVLTNPLLTDGYASIGCAPCTRRVLEGEDARAGRWAGRGKTECGLHG, encoded by the coding sequence ATGACGACGGCTCAGGAAGAGGACACGCGGCGGCTGCGGGACCTCGCCGAACGGGCCGGCCGTGAGCTGGAGGAGGCCTCCGCGCCGGAGATCCTCCAGTGGGCCGCGCGGACCTTCGGCAGGCGTTTCTGCGTGACCTCGTCGATGGAGGACGCGGTCGTCGCCCATCTCGCCTCCCGAGCGATGCCGGGAGTCGACGTCGTCTTCCTCGACACCGGATACCACTTCGAGGAGACCATCGGCACCCGGGACGCCGTCGAGGCCGTCATGGACGTCAACGTCCTGACCGTCACCCCGGCCCGGACGGTCGCCGAGCAGGACGCCGAGCACGGCCCCGCGCTGCACGACCGCGACCCGGACCTGTGCTGCTTCCTGCGCAAGGTCGAGCCGCTGGAGCGGGGCCTGCGCGACTTCGACGCCTGGGCCACCGGACTGCGCCGCGACGAGTCCCCGAGCCGGGCCGACACCCCGGTCGTCGCGTGGGACGACAAGCGCCGGAAGGTGAAGATCTCCCCGATCGCCCGCTGGACGCAGGACGACGTGGACGCCTACGTCACCGAGCACGGGGTCCTGACCAATCCGCTGCTGACGGACGGCTACGCCTCCATCGGCTGCGCCCCCTGCACCCGCCGGGTCCTCGAGGGCGAGGACGCGCGCGCCGGCCGCTGGGCGGGGCGCGGCAAGACCGAGTGCGGGCTGCACGGCTGA
- the cysC gene encoding adenylyl-sulfate kinase, with translation MTESSANSANLENHVTSGATVWLTGLPSAGKTTIAYELAGRLRDEGHRVEVLDGDEIREFISAGLGFSRADRHTNVQRVGFLAELLARNGVKALVPVIAPYADSREAVRGRHRKSGAPYLEVHVATPVDVCSVRDVKGLYAKQAAGELKGLTGVDDPYEAPESPDLRIESQHQTVQESAASVYALLTERGLA, from the coding sequence ATGACCGAGTCCTCTGCGAACTCTGCGAATTTGGAGAACCACGTGACGAGCGGAGCCACCGTCTGGCTCACGGGTCTGCCGAGCGCCGGCAAGACCACCATCGCGTACGAACTGGCCGGCCGGCTGCGGGACGAGGGGCACCGGGTGGAGGTGCTCGACGGAGACGAGATCCGCGAGTTCATCTCGGCGGGCCTCGGCTTCAGCCGGGCGGACCGGCACACCAACGTGCAGCGCGTCGGCTTCCTCGCCGAACTGCTCGCCCGTAACGGCGTGAAGGCGCTCGTCCCGGTGATCGCGCCGTACGCCGACAGCCGCGAGGCGGTGCGGGGGCGCCACCGGAAGAGCGGGGCGCCGTATCTGGAGGTGCATGTGGCCACTCCGGTCGACGTGTGCTCCGTCCGCGATGTGAAGGGTCTGTACGCCAAGCAGGCCGCGGGCGAGCTCAAGGGGCTCACCGGGGTCGACGACCCGTACGAGGCGCCCGAGTCGCCCGATCTGCGGATCGAGTCGCAGCACCAGACCGTGCAGGAGTCCGCGGCGTCGGTGTACGCCCTGCTCACCGAAAGGGGACTGGCATGA
- the cysD gene encoding sulfate adenylyltransferase subunit CysD: MTATVATPAEGTAGPYALSHLDALESEAVHIFREVAGEFERPVILFSGGKDSIVMLHLALKAFAPAPVPFTLLHVDTGHNFPEVLDYRDRTVAEHGLRLHVASVQDYIDRGVLKERPDGTRNPLQTLPLTEKIQSERFDAVFGGGRRDEEKARAKERVFSLRDEFSQWDPRRQRPELWNLYNGRHAPGEHVRVFPLSNWTELDVWQYIAREGIELPQIYFAHEREVFRRAGMWLTAGEWGGPKDGETVEKRQVRYRTVGDMSCTGAVDSVAVTLDQVIAEIAASRLTERGATRADDKLSEAAMEDRKREGYF; encoded by the coding sequence ATGACGGCGACCGTCGCCACGCCGGCGGAGGGTACGGCCGGCCCGTACGCGCTCTCGCATCTGGACGCGCTGGAGTCCGAGGCGGTGCACATCTTCCGCGAGGTGGCGGGCGAGTTCGAGCGGCCGGTGATCCTCTTCTCCGGCGGCAAGGACTCGATCGTGATGCTGCACCTGGCGCTGAAGGCGTTCGCGCCCGCGCCGGTGCCCTTCACCCTGCTGCACGTCGACACGGGGCACAACTTCCCCGAGGTGCTCGACTACCGCGACCGCACGGTGGCGGAGCACGGCCTGCGGCTGCACGTCGCGTCGGTGCAGGACTACATCGACCGGGGCGTGCTCAAGGAGCGCCCGGACGGGACCCGCAACCCGCTGCAGACGCTGCCGCTGACGGAGAAGATCCAGAGTGAGCGGTTCGACGCGGTCTTCGGCGGCGGTCGGCGCGACGAGGAGAAGGCCCGCGCCAAGGAGCGCGTGTTCTCCCTGCGCGACGAGTTCTCGCAGTGGGACCCGCGCCGTCAGCGCCCCGAGCTGTGGAACCTGTACAACGGCCGCCACGCGCCCGGTGAGCACGTCCGGGTGTTCCCGCTGTCCAACTGGACCGAGCTGGACGTCTGGCAGTACATCGCCCGCGAGGGCATCGAGCTGCCGCAGATCTACTTCGCGCACGAGCGCGAGGTGTTCCGGCGGGCCGGCATGTGGCTGACCGCCGGCGAGTGGGGCGGGCCCAAGGACGGGGAGACGGTCGAGAAGCGGCAGGTCCGCTACCGCACCGTCGGCGACATGTCCTGCACGGGCGCCGTCGACTCGGTCGCGGTGACGCTGGATCAGGTCATCGCCGAGATCGCCGCGTCCCGGCTCACCGAACGCGGCGCCACCCGTGCCGACGACAAGCTCTCCGAGGCCGCGATGGAAGACCGCAAGCGCGAGGGGTACTTCTGA
- a CDS encoding sulfate adenylyltransferase subunit 1 has product MSTTTTEELSATTLLRFATAGSVDDGKSTLVGRLLHDSKSVLADQLEAVEHASRSRGQDTPDLALLTDGLRAEREQGITIDVAYRYFATPRRRFILADTPGHVQYTRNMVTGASTAELTVILVDARNGVVEQTRRHAAIAALLRVPHAVLAVNKMDLVEYRESVFAAIAEEFTAYATDLGVPEVTAIPISALAGDNVVEASANMDWYGGPTVLEHLETVPVSHDLSHCHARLPVQYVIRPQTADHPDYRGYAGQIAAGSFRVGESVTVLPSGRTSKISGIDVLGRPVAVAWTAQSVTVLLEDDIDISRGDLIVPAKDAPATTQDIEATVCHVADQPLTVGHRVLLKHGTRTVKAIVKDIPSRLTLDDLSLHPHPGQLVANDIGRVKIRTAERLPVDSYADSRRTGSFILIDPADGTTLTAGMVGESFASPEPVRDETEDDGWDF; this is encoded by the coding sequence ATGAGCACCACGACGACCGAGGAACTCTCGGCCACCACCCTGCTGCGGTTCGCCACCGCCGGTTCCGTCGACGACGGCAAGTCGACGCTGGTCGGGCGTCTGCTGCACGACTCCAAGTCCGTGCTCGCCGACCAGCTCGAAGCCGTCGAGCACGCCTCCCGCAGCCGTGGCCAGGACACGCCCGACCTCGCCCTGCTCACGGACGGGCTGCGCGCCGAGCGGGAGCAGGGCATCACGATCGACGTGGCGTACCGCTACTTCGCCACGCCCCGGCGCCGCTTCATCCTCGCCGACACCCCCGGCCATGTGCAGTACACCCGGAACATGGTCACGGGCGCTTCCACGGCCGAGCTGACCGTGATCCTGGTCGACGCCCGCAACGGTGTCGTCGAACAGACCCGCCGGCACGCCGCGATCGCGGCCCTGCTGCGTGTGCCGCACGCCGTCCTCGCGGTCAACAAGATGGACCTGGTCGAGTACCGGGAGTCCGTCTTCGCCGCGATCGCCGAGGAGTTCACGGCGTACGCGACCGACCTGGGCGTCCCGGAGGTCACCGCGATCCCGATCTCGGCGCTCGCCGGTGACAACGTCGTTGAGGCGTCGGCGAACATGGACTGGTACGGCGGCCCCACCGTCCTGGAACACCTGGAGACGGTGCCGGTCAGCCACGACCTGAGCCACTGCCACGCCCGGCTGCCCGTGCAGTACGTGATCCGGCCGCAGACCGCCGACCACCCCGACTACCGCGGTTACGCCGGTCAGATCGCCGCCGGCTCCTTCCGCGTCGGCGAGTCGGTCACCGTGCTGCCGTCGGGCCGTACGTCGAAGATCTCCGGTATCGACGTGCTCGGCCGGCCGGTGGCGGTCGCCTGGACCGCCCAGTCGGTGACCGTCCTGCTGGAGGACGACATCGACATCTCGCGCGGCGATCTGATCGTGCCGGCCAAGGACGCGCCGGCGACCACGCAGGACATCGAGGCGACGGTCTGCCACGTCGCCGACCAGCCGCTGACCGTGGGCCACCGGGTGCTGCTCAAGCACGGCACGCGCACGGTCAAGGCGATCGTGAAGGACATCCCGTCCCGGCTCACCCTCGACGACCTGTCGCTGCACCCGCATCCGGGGCAACTCGTCGCCAACGACATCGGCCGGGTGAAGATCCGTACCGCCGAGCGGCTGCCGGTCGACTCCTACGCCGACTCCCGGCGCACCGGATCGTTCATCCTGATCGACCCGGCGGACGGCACCACGCTCACCGCCGGGATGGTCGGCGAGTCCTTCGCCTCGCCGGAGCCGGTCCGGGACGAGACCGAGGACGACGGGTGGGACTTCTGA
- a CDS encoding aliphatic sulfonate ABC transporter substrate-binding protein produces the protein MPEPRRSAFRRGATALAALSLLAIGATACGYGSQATDDSRQDVVAGAKKIDGLDSVRIGYFGNLTHATALVGRHEGLFQKELGGTKAQYATFNAGPSEIEALNSGSVDIGWIGPSPAINGYTKAAGKNLRIISGSASGGVKLVVDPDRIKSLDDIKGKKIATPQLGNTQDVAFLNWIKEKGWKVDAQSGQGDVSVVRTDNKITPDAYKSGSIDGAWVPEPTASKLVADGAKVLLDEADLWPDKKFVITNIIVSQTFLKEHPDVVEAVLRGSVKTNAWINANPDDAKASANAQLAADTGKALPAEVLDPAWRSIEVTDDPLAATLGTEAEHAVQAGLLKKPDLKGIYDLRPLNKVLAAEGRPTVEDAGLGVRQTQSR, from the coding sequence GTGCCCGAACCCCGCCGCTCAGCCTTCCGCCGCGGTGCCACCGCTCTGGCCGCGCTGTCGCTGCTCGCGATCGGCGCGACCGCCTGCGGCTACGGCTCACAGGCGACGGACGACTCCCGGCAGGACGTCGTCGCCGGGGCGAAGAAGATCGACGGCCTGGACTCCGTGCGCATCGGCTACTTCGGCAATCTGACCCACGCCACGGCGCTGGTGGGCCGCCACGAGGGGCTGTTCCAGAAGGAGCTGGGCGGCACGAAGGCGCAGTACGCGACCTTCAACGCCGGTCCCTCCGAGATCGAGGCGCTCAACTCGGGCTCCGTCGACATCGGCTGGATCGGCCCCTCCCCCGCCATCAACGGCTACACCAAGGCCGCCGGCAAGAACCTGCGCATCATCAGCGGCTCCGCCTCCGGCGGCGTCAAGCTCGTCGTCGACCCCGACCGGATCAAGTCGCTCGACGACATCAAGGGCAAGAAGATCGCCACCCCGCAGCTCGGCAACACCCAGGACGTCGCCTTCCTCAACTGGATCAAGGAAAAGGGCTGGAAGGTCGACGCCCAGAGCGGCCAGGGCGACGTGTCCGTCGTCCGCACCGACAACAAGATCACACCCGACGCCTACAAGTCCGGCTCCATCGACGGCGCATGGGTACCCGAACCGACCGCCTCCAAGCTCGTCGCCGACGGCGCCAAGGTCCTCCTCGACGAAGCCGACCTGTGGCCCGACAAGAAGTTCGTGATCACCAACATCATCGTGTCGCAGACCTTCCTCAAGGAACACCCCGACGTCGTCGAAGCGGTCCTGCGCGGATCCGTGAAGACCAACGCCTGGATCAACGCCAACCCGGACGACGCCAAGGCGTCCGCCAACGCGCAGCTTGCGGCGGACACCGGCAAGGCGCTGCCGGCCGAGGTGCTCGACCCGGCGTGGCGGTCCATCGAGGTCACCGACGATCCGCTGGCCGCGACCCTCGGCACCGAGGCGGAGCACGCGGTGCAGGCCGGACTGCTGAAGAAGCCCGACCTGAAGGGCATCTACGACCTGCGTCCGCTGAACAAGGTGCTGGCCGCCGAGGGCAGGCCGACCGTCGAGGACGCCGGGCTCGGCGTCCGGCAAACCCAGTCCCGTTGA
- a CDS encoding ABC transporter ATP-binding protein gives MATTLAKAADAGTSAEFAARIAHVSKSFAGPGGRQLVLDDITLDVAPGEFVTLLGASGCGKSTLLNLVAGLDRPTTGHITTDGRPALMFQEHALFPWLTAGKNIELALKLRGTPKPERRDRADQLLELVRLQDAHGKRVHELSGGMRQRVALARALAQDSRLLLMDEPFAALDAITRDVLHDELTRIWHDTELSVLFVTHNVREAVRLAQRVVLLSSRPGRINRQWQVDIPQPRRIEDTTVAELSVEITEELRGEIRRHGQH, from the coding sequence ATGGCCACCACGCTCGCCAAGGCCGCCGACGCCGGTACGTCGGCCGAGTTCGCCGCGCGGATCGCGCACGTCTCCAAGTCCTTCGCCGGCCCCGGTGGGCGCCAGCTCGTGCTGGACGACATCACCCTCGATGTCGCCCCCGGCGAGTTCGTCACCCTCCTGGGCGCCTCCGGATGCGGCAAATCCACCCTGCTCAACCTCGTCGCCGGCCTCGACCGCCCCACCACCGGCCACATCACCACCGACGGCCGACCCGCCCTGATGTTCCAGGAACACGCCCTCTTCCCCTGGCTCACCGCCGGCAAAAACATAGAACTCGCCCTCAAACTCCGCGGCACCCCCAAACCCGAACGCCGCGACCGCGCCGACCAACTCCTCGAACTCGTCCGCCTCCAGGACGCCCACGGCAAACGCGTCCACGAACTCTCCGGCGGCATGCGCCAACGCGTCGCACTCGCCCGCGCACTCGCCCAGGACAGCCGGCTCCTCCTCATGGACGAACCCTTCGCCGCCCTCGACGCCATCACCCGCGACGTCCTCCACGACGAACTCACCCGCATCTGGCACGACACCGAGCTCTCCGTCCTCTTCGTCACCCACAACGTCCGCGAAGCCGTACGCCTCGCCCAACGCGTCGTCCTCCTCTCCTCCCGCCCCGGCCGCATCAACCGCCAATGGCAGGTCGACATCCCCCAGCCACGCCGCATCGAAGACACCACCGTGGCCGAACTGTCCGTCGAGATCACCGAAGAACTCCGTGGGGAGATCCGCCGCCATGGCCAGCACTGA
- a CDS encoding ABC transporter permease, protein MASTDTGTVKDGSDLAGLGAGLDALETVRSGRTPLRTTLTRKVLPPVTAVVLVLVVWQALVSFKIVDDPGKLPSPGAVWGEVETAWLQGRLLDYIWTSVSRGLLGFLMALAIGTPLGLLVARVKFVRAAIGPILSGLQSLPSVAWVPPAVIWLGLNNSMMYAVILLGAVPSIANGLVSGVDQVPPLFLRAGRTLGASGLKGTWHIVMPAALPGYLAGLKQGWAFSWRSLMAAEIIASSPDLGVGLGQLLENGRNTSSMSMVFLAILLILVVGIAIDLLIFSPLERRVLRGRGLLVKG, encoded by the coding sequence ATGGCCAGCACTGACACCGGCACCGTCAAGGACGGCAGCGATCTCGCCGGGCTGGGGGCGGGCCTGGACGCCCTGGAGACGGTCCGGTCCGGCCGCACACCCCTGCGTACGACGCTGACCCGGAAGGTGCTGCCGCCGGTCACCGCCGTCGTACTGGTCCTGGTGGTGTGGCAGGCCCTGGTGTCGTTCAAGATCGTGGACGATCCCGGCAAGCTGCCCTCTCCCGGAGCCGTGTGGGGCGAGGTCGAGACCGCCTGGCTCCAGGGCAGGCTGCTCGACTACATCTGGACCAGCGTCTCGCGCGGCCTGCTCGGCTTCCTGATGGCCCTCGCCATCGGCACCCCGCTCGGACTCCTCGTCGCCCGCGTCAAGTTCGTCCGCGCCGCCATCGGACCGATCCTCTCCGGCCTCCAGTCACTGCCGTCCGTCGCCTGGGTCCCCCCGGCCGTGATCTGGCTCGGCCTGAACAACTCGATGATGTACGCCGTGATCCTGCTCGGCGCCGTCCCCTCCATCGCCAACGGCCTCGTATCCGGCGTCGACCAGGTACCCCCGCTGTTCCTGCGCGCCGGCCGCACCCTCGGCGCATCCGGACTCAAAGGCACCTGGCACATCGTGATGCCGGCCGCACTCCCCGGCTATCTCGCGGGCCTCAAGCAGGGCTGGGCCTTCTCCTGGCGGTCCCTCATGGCCGCCGAGATCATCGCCTCCTCACCCGATCTCGGCGTCGGCCTCGGCCAACTGCTGGAGAACGGCCGCAACACCAGCTCCATGTCGATGGTGTTCCTGGCCATCCTGCTCATCCTGGTCGTCGGTATCGCCATCGACCTGCTGATCTTCAGCCCGCTGGAGCGCAGGGTGCTGCGCGGCCGCGGTCTGCTCGTGAAGGGCTGA